The Antarcticibacterium sp. 1MA-6-2 genome has a window encoding:
- a CDS encoding LexA family transcriptional regulator, with amino-acid sequence MKNKEATFFGRAEGDSMIGAGIGNGDLLVIDKSLRPKNQNIAVCFLDGEFTVKRIKIEKDIIWLVAENEKYQPIKVTPENDFVIWGIVTHCIKDL; translated from the coding sequence ATTAAAAATAAAGAAGCTACCTTCTTTGGCAGGGCTGAAGGCGATAGTATGATCGGTGCCGGAATCGGGAATGGGGATCTTTTAGTTATTGATAAAAGCTTAAGACCAAAAAATCAGAATATAGCAGTTTGTTTTCTCGATGGAGAATTTACCGTTAAGCGAATTAAGATTGAAAAAGATATCATCTGGCTGGTGGCTGAAAATGAAAAGTATCAACCCATAAAAGTTACCCCGGAAAATGATTTTGTGATCTGGGGTATCGTTACTCACTGCATAAAAGACCTGTAA